One window of Myxococcus xanthus genomic DNA carries:
- a CDS encoding ArsR/SmtB family transcription factor produces the protein MMHTEPGVFGAISHPARRRMLDLLVDGDRPVNSIAENFEMSRPAVSQHLRVLLDAGLVTEQRHGRERRYRLVPERLEPVRDWIAHYERFWDDNFARLRRHLEKGDKQQ, from the coding sequence ATGATGCACACCGAGCCAGGGGTGTTCGGAGCGATCAGCCATCCGGCGCGGCGCCGCATGCTCGACCTGCTGGTCGATGGCGACCGCCCGGTGAATTCAATCGCCGAGAACTTCGAGATGAGCCGCCCGGCGGTGTCACAGCACCTGCGCGTGCTGCTCGATGCGGGCCTCGTCACCGAGCAACGGCACGGCAGGGAACGGCGGTACCGCCTCGTGCCGGAGCGACTGGAGCCGGTACGCGACTGGATCGCTCACTACGAGCGGTTCTGGGACGACAACTTCGCCCGACTGCGGCGGCACCTTGAGAAAGGCGACAAGCAGCAATGA
- a CDS encoding cysteine dioxygenase, with protein sequence MNAMCLGEWVELLREKAGGVPGLGGVGEGLAGLVLEPASLQPYLHFRRGRYTRNLIYRDARLEVLLNCWDAGTFSPIHDHDGQECWFSVQSGAFVLENYTLEAGGLGPGPARLGPPVMVGPMGAGFVDFRCPEAPIHRVTATGGPAVSLHVYAGPVDRCLVFDTRRQRCVSRELRYHSVFGRPLAQLPEAPTPSAPL encoded by the coding sequence ATGAACGCCATGTGCCTGGGCGAATGGGTGGAGCTCCTTCGGGAGAAGGCGGGCGGGGTGCCGGGCCTGGGGGGCGTGGGAGAAGGCCTGGCGGGCCTGGTCCTGGAACCGGCCAGCCTCCAGCCCTACCTGCACTTCCGGCGAGGGCGCTACACGCGCAACCTCATCTACCGGGATGCCAGGTTGGAGGTGCTGCTGAACTGCTGGGACGCGGGCACCTTCTCCCCCATCCACGACCATGACGGGCAGGAGTGCTGGTTCAGCGTCCAGTCCGGGGCCTTCGTGCTGGAGAACTACACGCTGGAAGCCGGGGGCCTGGGGCCTGGGCCGGCACGGCTGGGGCCTCCCGTCATGGTGGGCCCCATGGGCGCGGGCTTCGTCGACTTCCGCTGCCCGGAGGCCCCCATCCATCGCGTCACCGCGACGGGAGGCCCCGCCGTCTCACTGCACGTCTACGCGGGGCCGGTGGACCGGTGCCTCGTCTTCGACACGCGACGGCAGCGCTGTGTCTCCAGGGAGCTGCGCTACCACTCCGTGTTCGGCCGCCCGCTGGCCCAGTTGCCGGAAGCGCCGACGCCCTCGGCCCCACTTTGA
- the sppA gene encoding signal peptide peptidase SppA — translation MKRFFIGALAFVGALSVLFVVGLVGLMLLASASKPGVPSNLVLELDLEDPLSEHGGGESLMGAFGEEPTTVRDVVEALEKAGDDARVKSLLVRIGHPGTPAATQELRDAVKAFRAKGKKAVAYSDSFGELGNSTLGYYLASAFDEIYIQPSGDVNINGLAFELPFAREAFTRLGVTPRYFARYEYKNAINSYTEQDFTAPHREATEGFTNSLFGQIVRGIAEDRGLTEDVVRGLIDKAPLMAQEAMEAKLVTGLRYRDEVLGGLKEQAGEGARFLYVKKYLERAGKPNVSGNTIALVYGVGEVMRGKNQSNPLSGGQSMGAESVAAALRKATEDSRVKAIVFRVDSPGGSYVASDTVRREVQRAKEAGKPVIVTMGSYAASGGYFVAMEADRIVAHPGTLTGSIGVYAGKFVTAGFWEKLGVNFDSVAAGKNAEMFGSDADYTPEQQARMDASLDRIYADFTTRAAASRKLPLEKLQSLAKGRVWTGEDALAHGLVDALGGYPKALELAKEAAKLPADARVNVEVYPRKKPASALLSELLGQTGDNSEDDATSISVLSPWTTLVAGVRQVYAVGARMGLFEGTRGELYAPMPEASW, via the coding sequence ATGAAACGATTCTTCATCGGCGCGCTGGCCTTCGTGGGCGCGCTGTCTGTCCTCTTCGTGGTGGGCCTCGTGGGCCTGATGCTGCTCGCGTCCGCGAGCAAGCCCGGGGTGCCCTCCAACCTCGTGCTCGAGCTGGACCTGGAAGACCCGCTGTCGGAGCACGGGGGAGGGGAGTCGCTGATGGGGGCCTTTGGCGAGGAACCCACCACGGTGCGTGACGTGGTGGAGGCGCTGGAGAAGGCCGGAGACGACGCGCGCGTGAAGTCCCTGCTGGTGCGCATCGGCCATCCGGGGACGCCGGCCGCCACGCAGGAGCTGCGCGACGCGGTGAAGGCCTTCCGCGCCAAGGGCAAGAAGGCGGTGGCGTACTCCGACTCCTTCGGCGAGCTGGGCAACAGCACGCTGGGCTACTACCTGGCGTCCGCCTTCGACGAAATCTACATCCAGCCGTCGGGCGACGTGAACATCAACGGGCTCGCCTTCGAGCTGCCCTTCGCGCGCGAGGCCTTCACCAGGCTGGGCGTGACGCCGCGCTACTTCGCCCGCTACGAGTACAAGAACGCCATCAACTCCTACACGGAGCAGGACTTCACCGCGCCGCACCGCGAGGCCACCGAGGGCTTCACGAACAGCCTCTTCGGCCAGATTGTGCGCGGCATCGCCGAGGACCGCGGGCTGACGGAGGACGTCGTGCGCGGCCTCATCGACAAGGCGCCGCTGATGGCCCAGGAGGCGATGGAGGCGAAGCTGGTGACGGGCCTGCGCTACCGGGACGAGGTGCTCGGCGGGCTGAAGGAGCAGGCCGGCGAGGGCGCGCGCTTTCTCTATGTGAAGAAGTACCTGGAGCGCGCTGGCAAGCCAAACGTGTCCGGCAACACCATTGCCCTGGTGTACGGCGTGGGCGAGGTGATGCGCGGGAAGAACCAGTCCAACCCGCTGTCGGGCGGACAGTCCATGGGCGCGGAGAGCGTCGCCGCGGCGCTGCGCAAGGCCACCGAGGACTCGCGCGTGAAGGCCATTGTCTTCCGCGTGGACAGCCCGGGCGGCAGCTACGTGGCCAGTGACACCGTCCGCCGCGAGGTGCAGCGCGCGAAGGAGGCGGGCAAGCCCGTCATCGTCACCATGGGCAGCTACGCCGCCAGCGGTGGCTACTTCGTCGCCATGGAGGCGGACCGCATCGTCGCGCATCCGGGCACGCTCACCGGCAGCATCGGCGTGTACGCGGGCAAGTTCGTCACGGCGGGCTTCTGGGAGAAGCTGGGGGTGAATTTCGACAGCGTGGCCGCGGGGAAGAACGCGGAGATGTTCGGCTCGGACGCGGACTACACGCCGGAGCAGCAGGCCCGCATGGACGCGTCGCTGGACCGCATCTACGCGGACTTCACGACGCGCGCGGCGGCCAGCCGGAAGCTCCCGCTGGAGAAGCTGCAGTCGCTGGCCAAGGGCCGCGTGTGGACGGGCGAGGACGCCCTGGCGCATGGGCTGGTGGATGCACTGGGCGGCTACCCGAAGGCGCTCGAGCTGGCGAAGGAGGCCGCGAAGCTGCCGGCCGACGCCCGCGTCAACGTGGAGGTGTACCCGCGCAAGAAGCCCGCGTCCGCGCTCCTCTCCGAACTGCTGGGCCAGACGGGTGACAACAGCGAGGACGACGCCACCTCCATCAGTGTCCTGTCCCCCTGGACCACCCTGGTGGCCGGCGTGCGCCAGGTGTACGCCGTGGGCGCGCGCATGGGCCTCTTCGAGGGCACGCGCGGCGAGCTCTACGCCCCCATGCCCGAAGCGAGCTGGTAG
- a CDS encoding SRPBCC family protein, producing the protein MTTKTIRRELKFTQSPAVVWRALATSEALADWMYPNDFEPRVGHRFTFRVPPDPRAQFDGLVVHCEVLRCAPPSELEFTWVVGEGWLDTRVRYRLEADGDGTRVLFEHSGFKEDQAFHGAEYGWKMMHGKLAKALEKASDNPALKA; encoded by the coding sequence ATGACGACAAAGACAATCCGACGGGAGCTGAAGTTCACCCAGTCGCCCGCCGTCGTGTGGCGCGCGCTCGCGACCAGCGAGGCGCTCGCTGACTGGATGTACCCGAACGACTTCGAGCCGCGCGTCGGGCATCGCTTCACCTTCCGCGTGCCTCCGGACCCTCGGGCCCAATTCGATGGACTCGTCGTGCACTGCGAGGTGCTCCGGTGCGCGCCTCCGTCCGAGCTCGAGTTCACGTGGGTCGTGGGCGAGGGCTGGCTGGATACCCGCGTCCGCTACCGGCTCGAAGCCGATGGCGATGGAACGCGCGTCCTCTTCGAGCACTCCGGCTTCAAGGAGGACCAGGCGTTCCACGGCGCCGAGTACGGCTGGAAGATGATGCACGGAAAGCTCGCCAAGGCACTCGAGAAGGCATCCGACAACCCGGCCCTCAAGGCCTGA